The proteins below are encoded in one region of Pleuronectes platessa chromosome 14, fPlePla1.1, whole genome shotgun sequence:
- the slc10a2 gene encoding ileal sodium/bile acid cotransporter, whose amino-acid sequence MNMLKAVTLPPACDSFATVCSGKNCLVPASNFNEVLGLVLSVVLTIMLGMVMFSMGCTVDANKLLGHIKRPWGIVIGFLCQFGIMPFTAFALSLAFNVLPVQAVVIIIMGCCPGGTGSNIICYWLDGDMDLSISMTACSSILALGMMPLCLLIYTSVWTSSESIQIPYDSIGITLVALLVPISLGMYLKRRKPELAKKILRVGSIGGFALILIIAVVGGILYQSSWDIDPALWIIGTIYPFIGFGLGFTLARIAGQPWYRCRTIALETGFQNSQLCSTIVQLSFSPAELEVMFSFPLIYSIFQLVVAVLTVSAYRLYKRSRGIGPADSDDEAPSLEAGGVEQSKEKVYPVENGAFEFDGNGNRMEKAKDIDKNTKL is encoded by the exons ATGAACATGCTCAAGGCAGTAACTTTGCCTCCTGCCTGCGACTCCTTTGCAACAGTCTGTTCAGGCAAAAACTGCCTTGTACCTGCCAGTAACTTCAATGAAGTGCTGGGCCTGGTGTTGAGCGTCGTGCTCACCATAATGCTGGGTATGGTCATGTTCTCCATGGGCTGCACTGTGGATGCCAACAAGTTGCTGGGCCACATCAAGAGGCCCTGGGGCATTGTAATCGGCTTCCTCTGCCAGTTTGGCATCATGCCTTTCACAGCCTTCGCCTTGTCACTGGCCTTCAACGTTCTACCTGTGCAGGCTGTCGTTATCATCATTATGGGCTGCTGTCCTGGAGGCACCGGCTCCAACATCATCTGCTACTGGTTGGATGGAGACATGGACCTCAG taTCAGTATGACTGCTTGTTCCTCTATCCTGGCCTTGGGGATGATGCCTCTGTGTCTACTCATTTACACCTCCGTCTGGACATCCTCCGAAAGCATCCAGATCCCATACGACAGTATTG GTATCACTCTTGTGGCCCTCCTTGTCCCAATTTCCCTGGGAATGTATTTAAAACGCAGGAAGCCCGAATTGGCaaaaaagatcctcagg GTGGGTTCCATTGGAGGGTTTGCTCTCATTCTTATCATAGCTGTGGTTGGAGGAATTCTCTACCAGTCTTCTTGGGACATTGATCCCGCCCTCTGGATCATCGGCACAATCTACCCTTTTATTGGTTTCGGCCTGGGGTTCACACTGGCCCGCATTGCGGGTCAACCCTGGTACAG ATGTCGAACCATTGCGTTGGAGACGGGATTCCAGAACTCCCAGCTGTGCAGCACCATTGTGCAGCTGTCCTTCAGCCCTGCTGAACTGGAAGTCATGTTTTCATTCCCCCTCATCTATAGCATCTTCCAGCTGGTGGTGGCAGTCTTAACTGTATCAG CCTACCGGCTATATAAGAGATCACGTGGCATCGGCCCTGCTGATTCAGATGATGAGGCTCCATCActggaggctggaggtgttGAACAATCAAAAGAGAAGGTTTACCCTGTGGAAAACGGTGCCTTCGAGTTCGATGGGAACGGCAACAGGATGGAGAAAGCTAAGGACATCGACAAAAACACCAAGCTGTGA